In the genome of Arachis stenosperma cultivar V10309 chromosome 6, arast.V10309.gnm1.PFL2, whole genome shotgun sequence, the window CACAAAAACAGCCGAAACGGGTATTTGCAGGAATTACTCGCGTTTTGGAGCTAGATGGGGACTCCCGAAATCCTCACGACCTGCCATGCGAAAATGGATGGGGACTAGGAGTGGCAAACGGGTCGAAACCTGTCGAGCTTGTTGCATAACCCGCCAAAAAATGCGAGTTGGGCTGAAAATTTATGaccaccaaacttaaaaatcccGCCTACCCTGCACCGCCTAATCCACGGGATTTGGCGGACTTCGACGGGACGGGGCAGGCTTTCCCGCTGGGCCAAGCTTTTATTTTGGTAGAGacattttttacaaatttttataatgttattgatctacaagaggatgaagatgataATTGAAGGAGTTTTAAGTtatattttggattatgtttatgtttgattgattataaacttgaagatgtttaattatatattttggataatatttttttgctttggacaatgctggttttattattttgtttcaaaaaaattgatttataagtatatttattagatatttataattataaagacgTTAATGTGcgtgaatttaaaaattataattttttatgtttatagaaattataaatttattgaaattgttgtgaaattatatatattgtttaatatttaatggtttataaaaaaaaggagATCCCGCTAGCCTACCATTAGGTAGGCAGGGAAAAAATTCAGAACCGTTTTACTAGGCGGGGCGGGCTTTTGGCAAGACAGGGCGGACTTTCCCATTTGCCACTCCTAATAGGGGCACGGACATAAGTACCCGCCCCATGAAACTTATTAAATATACgcgaatataaaattattaatttatcctattttatatatatgtaaatctATTTCTTGAATTTAGTAACCTTAATTTCTGCCTCCAATttgaatttttcctttttcttccagACTCATTCTCAGCCTTGATCCTCTCTCTCTAACTCACTTTCTCTACCTCTCATCAAGTCCGTCACTATGTCGCTCAGTATCGtcctaaaaaattatgttatgttattatgttggatttttttatgttttctccttttgaaatgttatttttcataacgaatatgttataaattgtgttgaattatattgaattgattattttatgatttattatattatgtatttttgtgttaattttttaaaaaattttcaaagaatatTAATAGATACCCGAAGAGATCTACGTTCTCTTAGGAGTAATTAAATAGGAACTTACAATGACGGAGAAAGAACAgagacattttttttaaataggaaTGAAGGATGAAAAGTGGGTTTCTCACGCTCCCCTGAGTTCTCATTACCATATCTAACTAGCAACGGAGATCCAATTTGAGCCGATTTAAGAGGAAACGCATGGACTTCATCTGCATTGGGTCTTTAAGGTAACGAACTCAAGTCAAATTTGGGACCCTAACAATATATTTTAGTTGATCTTGCTTGCATTGAGGTCTTACCAggttcaaatatatcttaaattaatattttgagttATTGTTATAGCAAATACCatactatttaatattataacacTTAGTATATATAAAAGTTAGATATATTTACAAgacattttttaattcaaattaaaaaaattaattatctcttttttagttttaaatattattttctaatgtaacaaaaaagtgaaaataacaataatcactcacataattaaaatagagaattttaatatatacatgaCACTATATATATcaagaattattatatatgatatataattttttttcttttctgtaatgactatttatataatttattgaacaattttaattttttatcttaatatttaataaatttaacatacaaaataaataacttaagtTATCATCTAGCACAATAAGTATAATAGtgcaaatatttatttatttattagtagtaaaaaatatataaatagtataaattgatatttttttagtataaaagcaataataaggattattaattaagttaattacataattaaaaaattaagaagaatttattaaataataataaaaaataagattactattttcacatattacaaaatttataaaaaaaattggataataaatcaatcctcaatagattatatattaattctgtcaaaaaaaataaataatcaatacattagatattattatttacgtactaatatatatatatatatatatatataatcgattattaagtttataattaatttttaatctaatttttggtaattaaaatttaaatgattgaaattattaaatgatGAATATTTTGCATCTaaccaatttatttttattgaaattaaaaaaatgatgagtgttaatcaattctaaatttaaatttaaatttgagtaagaaaataaaaaaatattttacattttatctcactaaccaaaattaattttaagataaGAAATTACTTTGTACATCATATATATTGTAAGATAGTATGgtcatttgttattttttaatagtaaataTTGGCAAATAAAATGGTGTAAGAAATTAGAAGAAAATGTATTTACAAGTttagaaaatattaatttatttttcaatagaataaattatatattgaataacaAAAGTTGTTATCGGTTTCTTTTCACACTAACTAATACTCAACGATGGTGTTTCGATACACCATATTTCCAAAAAATATTAATCGATTTAATAACTTTTGTAATGACATAagtttatgaatttgaaaatttaaaaattatttcataaaatgtgaagttttaacaagtaacaatgttgatcatattgttttgatttcaagaatgaatacgatagtaataaataaaattgtcccaagaaaatttcaacaaagacaaaaattcataagtatttctattaatgaaaaattaatctattttaaagaCAAATACAATTTTTTCTACAGATTTTTTAACTTGGCAAGTCGAGAATTAATCCACCACATATTGATGTTCTATTTATTAAGGGTCTGTCGCTAACTAATGGATTGTGATACACAAGGCGAGATTCGAACtccaaatacttgcttaagCGGGCAAATGAAATGACCattcaataaatttaaattgattaaaataaatattaattatttttaataattttaagttgtaaaatatttataataataattactatgtatattttttatttaaattttaacaaaaaattttatataattttatgtattatcccGTGTAGGACACGGGAACATACACTAGGGATAAAAATCGGATGTCTGCACAAAATTTAGATCTTGAATTACTGAATAGCATAAATTGCTCTGGTTTGCCTCCATATAAATTAATACTCAAGGTTGGTGATCCGGTGATGTTACTGAGGAATATTGACCAATCCAGTGGTATTTGTAATGGTACATGGCTACAAGTTAGGAAGCTTGGAAATCATGTCATAGAATGTGAAGTCTTAACGGATAACAATGTTGGTCATATTGCTTTGACTCCAAAAATGAATATGGTACCAACAAATGAAACCGTCCCAGTTAGATTCCAACGAAGACAGTTTTTCATAATAGTATCGTTTACCATGATAATTAATAAGTCTCAGGGACAAACTTTATCTCATGTTAGATTGTACTTGCCCAAACCAGTTTTTACACATGGCCAACTATATGTGGCACTTTCAAGAGTTAAGAGTAAGAGATATTTAAAAGTTTTACTTATGAATCACGTAGGAATGTCTATAAATTTAACTATCAATGTTGTTTATGGAGAAGtctttgaaaaaataagattttaatataaatattttaattttattttaaattctgtaccaatgtataattattttacttaaaaaaagtgtaaaataattattactcactatttttgaattaaactttaattttgagaataattttataaatttcttaacataataattattttatgttttttttaaaatatctaaacatataatttttttttacttttataaatttttccGTGCTGAGCACGGGTTCATACACTAGTTTTCAATAAAAACACTAATATTTTCtccatattaaaaaaatcagcCGAAAGTTAGTATAaaactataaataaaaaattatcctCCCCAATTACCTTGTTCCTTTCGTGGTTAACAGGAGTATTCAACTAGTAACTGTAACTTTTGAATGAATTCTTATGTACTTTTCAGTTACCTTAGCATCAATCCTTTACACTTATACTCAACCTTCATCAACATagccaaaaaataaaaagcaacaGACACGGTTAAGGAACACAGCAAAAGATGAAACCACACTCAAGAAgaatatatcatttttttttcttttaatttgcaTGACAAACTGCAAAACCGAAATTACTAGCAGGtaatcatgcaatgcaataaaAACCTACTTCCAAGAGTAACCAAAGATGGAGGAGACAACTTGCAATTCCAGATACAAAAAAGCAAGACAACTCAAACAGATAAGAATGCACAAAAAGCTATttcttatataaataaaataacactACTTTGTAGTAGTAGTAAATTAGCAATTTGTTTGTGCATGGcattcaaaagcaataaaacaGACAAGTCTCTAACCGTTATTGTGGAACTCACAGAGAAGAGAGATGCTAGTTTCCTCGGTATGTAAATAGCGGTTAAGGCTGATAGCATAGGAAGATGATGAGTTTGGTTAGTGAGAAAACACCGAAGATGCATTTGAGTTTTAATTATCAGGATTTCAGCAAGTTGCGGAGTGAAATTTTGAAGGAAAAACGCGATGAGGACACTTCGGAGTGTTTGTGGTTCGATGTGTAATATAACTCCTCACTGTCTATCACCACACTATCCCAACTTCCCAACTCACTAAGTCATAATTCACCTCATGTTTTTCTTTTGCCACTCCTAGCATCATATTCCacaagtttatttatttattttcttattttatttttattctaaatattaTGTGGCTAGCAATCGGCATTCATAtgaaatatgaaaaatatttatgcCATATAGAAAACAAGAATGGCCATACTAATATAGATATGCAAtatacaaacaaataaaaattttgtgaCAATAACAACATGGACATGGCCATTGATCAATTACTTATGTAAGATGACATATCATATCTAAGTAGTGAGAAAATTAAACAAACTTCCACTTGAAAGCATAATATCAAGTTCTATTTCATGATCTTAGACACCCATATCCATATAATATTAATGTCAGTTATGTGTAGGATAGATGATTAATTGTTGCCAACCATTATTTCGATTATGTAAGGTGCTTTTCTGGACCATAACCAAAGAATATTAAATAGGATTTTGCTATTTCAACAACGACAAATTAATTTGACAATCAACAATTATGTTCAATATATAGAATGACAAAAGTTACGTATTTTATACAAGGAAAAAGTTGATATTACCCCAGTAATAAAATGTGTTTGTATTCTCAAAAAAATGTGTAGTTTTTCATTTGATTTATTtcccctcatttcttcttctccaaactcgatccttttctttcttctgtAATTGTTTTTCGTCTATTATTGCAAAGACGACAGCCTAGTGATGCAAGTGTGGCGATGGCATTAATACAATGACAAACACGTGATATCAATGAAGTAATGTGTTTGAGGCATTGGACGACGTTATTGAAGTTAGGTGCGATTACCATTCAGAGAAGACGAAGATGAGGGAGATGGCTGGGCGTGGTCTTCCACTGGTTGTGCTTGCAAGCCATGGTTGAAGGTGGATGGTGCTCCCACGGGCTACGCTTGAAGGCAGTTAGGGGTTGAAAGTGGAAACATGCGAGTTTTACCCTTAACAAGCTAGCCTTGTAGTAGAAATTTATTGGTCCGAGCCTAGTAAACTAGTAAATTCATCAATTGACTTTACAAATTTATATGTAATATAAttacatataataaaatagaacaaaagataaataaataaataataaggatcactaaattaagaaaaaaataaaatatataaattcttgaagagaataaaaaattagattaatatcaaaattataattgcttgaattaaaatttgtaattgaaaatatcaaaaagagaAACAATGAAATTGAAAGATACATAAAGTCATAGAGagttatattaaaaaataaaaaatttaaaatttatcttttaataaagaaaagatGACCACtaaaaaagaatagaaaaaaatggttgaaaatatgaaactaaGAAGAGGGTTTAAGAGAATAAAGAAGTGGTAATGActagaatttgaaaatagaagaagactaaatttaattaggttaactaatagttaaaataataaaaagataaaatagatttaaaactttaaataatTAGACTTGATTTATTTATAATGaagtcatttaaaatttaaaataagacatatatatatatatatatatatatatatatatatatatatatatatattttaaaagaaaattaaaataagagtGGGGGCAAGTGCCCCCTTATCACATAGGTATTATAAGGCATTCATGGGTCATGCTGAACATAAAAGGACAAACCTAGGACAAACCTAGACAACACGCATAGGTGTTTGTAAATTGTAAATTTGTAATAATGAGAAGCCAGAATTTACACAATGAATATTAAAGCACATGAACTTGAATAGGTGGCTATAAcaacggaaaaaaaaaaaaaccttgtAATTATATGATTTAGTACTTATAACCCCTTAAAAAAAAAGCTTTTAATCAGCAATCAATTTTCAAACACAAGTCAAATATCTTTTAGGCCATCGAATATGTCTCTTTGAGGATCTTAATGTGTAATGATTTAGTCCACCACATGATAAGGAGATATGATGTGAAGATTATACAATGAATTTTATAGCATAGTTATAATTGTCAAACTCATACCCTCATTGTTGAATTAGGgtttttgtattaaatatataaatatatgagaATCAAATAACACCAGTACCATTTTAAACAATTATTTCGGAAAACCATATTATCAAGATTTCAAAATAGGTGTAGATGATGTTATAGAAAGACATCTTAATGTTGTTTCCATGTCCTCTTAGCAAGGGAAGTGGTGCATTTAATTTCCAATGGACATCAAAATCTTCCGAATAGTAATGCCTTACGGCTAAAGTACAATCCCCAGTTACAAATTATAATTGTCTGATAcaaaaattcctccagaaactatagtatataataattgGCGGATTTAAATTATATATGGTCTTTTGAAATCTCACAACATGAATCaaggtttattttattcaataatGAATATCAACCACACCATCCAATTGTCTTGTTAACCGTGAAACCAGCTCCAGAGGGCTGAGACTGTGGCTGCTGAGGAGGTCTGGGCTCTCTTGGTTTGGCAGGATCAACAAATATAACCCATCCATCAATAAATTTAGCATTCATTCCGGCTCTCGCCTTTTCAGCATCTTCTACGGTCGCATAAGTTACAAATCCGTATCCCTTTGACCGTCCAGAGGCTCTATCCATTATAACCTTTGCTGTCGATCAAGATGAGTGAAGGTCAGGAATGATATCCAGCAAGCTAATACATAAGCATGTAGAAGAATCAAGTATTGCAGGAGAAATACATTACCTTCAAGCAGCTGCCCGAAAGGAGAAAACGCTTCAGTAAGTTTTTCATCTGTTGTCAGTCTTGAAAGACCTGTTCAAAATGCCAAATACATATAAAAGTTACATACAGAACTATGTAAATTCCATTATACTGGATATTTATATTAGAAGCTTCGCCAGTTATAGTCTTACATGATCCACCTAACAATTCCCTACAGAAAATGGTGCTAAAAAGAAAATGGATCTTTATTGAACTACAAGCCAATAGAGTAGAAGAAATTCACAGCTTCAGAGACCAAAAAATGGCCTTTTAGGAAGCCCTACAGCCCTACTAATAAAATACATTTCACGAGAGTGAAACTTATCTTACTTCtttgtatatttatattctaataattATGTCCCCTAATCATATAAATATTGTAAAGGGAGTGATCCAACTTTAAAAGACACGAATTAAGCATTGTATCCGTGTCTTGCCACGCAAGATCTGCGAGCACTAGCTTTAGTAGTGTTTGTGGGGAAACTCTTTAAGAGCATCATCTCCTGTCAAAGTTAATAAGTTAACAACATATCCTTCTCATTACATTTAGAGTAATAAATAAGACGCAACAGTCCTATTCAATTATCTTCCTCGGATCCCCTTCCCCTTGAACTTTGGCTTTGTATAGACACTAGTAGACTAGTACCTGTCTTGATAAAGATTGCACTTCAATGTTCCAGGTTGGTTATAAAAGTCGCCACATAAGAATACAATGCATTCAAATACTATCCTACTGTTTTTGAAGGCTACATTGGAGTACACAATAATACTTCATAGTCCAAGCTCAAGACTGTTGAATCCAACAAATTAAAGGAATCAAGACAGAAGAGCCCTACAACTTCAAACCTCCTTTTATCAGGGATACGGAAAAATACCACAATTTCACGacaaaagttagcctcaaagatGCAGATCATAGTTGCTAGGCCTACCCATCTAGTGCAACATAATCATTAATCATAACTGATTACCCTGTCCAAATTGAAGATAATTTAGGGTTTCAAGGGAGCTAATTTGACAATTCTAGAAGAGAAAACGGAATAAGGAAAACAAGGAAATGAAGGTTTCAATAGTGACAATCATGTTATGGAAACGatcaattaattataattaacaagATGAACAAGCAGAAGAGAATTGGAGTAAATTACTGACCGCTGATGAAGAGTTTTGGGGAAGTAAGAGTCGAAGTGAAACGAGTAGAGGTGAAGTGGGAGGCCACAACTGAAGAAGACTGCCAAAGAAATCGCTGAGCTCCACTGAAGAACGCCATCATCACCCAAACCCTAAACTCAAACCCTCACTagcaaggttctgaaaaccgaaccGGTTATCAAACCGCtcaagataaataaaaatatatatatacacaaattaaaagtaTAATTCCAATTAAAATCTCATAATCACACAAAACACATGAGTCgatataaaaaaacaaatatcaAAGGTCAAAACTTATATACgtataaaatttataatgttATATGAAATTTAAGATAGtcacaagaaacaaaaaaatttcattgaattaaccaaaccaataaaaaatatCTGATCATCTACTTATCTAGTTAATTGAGTTAATTCAATTCATCTATTTCTTCGATAAAAACAAAGATGACAAATTTATTTCTTCTCTAACAAAAGACCGATCATAATGAACAAATAGAAACTCTGAAATTAACcaaaaattaaccaaaaaaaaatcaacagtGAACAAATCATTCAATGATTCAATCAATACCAAGAATACAGACTATAGAATACAGAACAGCCCCGGAGCATAGCTAATCATTCAATAAAAGTTATGGAAGGAAAAGCTCTAAGATGGTTCAATCATCGCTAACAACCATATATGCGTTCAATCTTGCCAGAATTAAGCAACAATTCAGCAATTATCAACCacaatttcagatctaaaatcaGTAACAACAAAAATTATATGATTGCAAATTAGTAATTACAATAAAGCAGCAACACAAATTCAGCAACAACAGAATCAACTGCAACAACTAAAACTTCATGCCAACAATAACTTCAGAATCACAACAACAATAACTTCAGAATCCAATTTCAGAACACAAACTCAGCTCAGAATCTTAAAAATTAACtagaaaataaagatgaaaCTGAAGAAGACGTGACCTACCGGTGAGACGCCGAGGGAGGAACGGTGGTGACAGTGTGAGCTCGGAGGAACACGGCGCTGACAAGTAACGTCgtagagatagagagagagagcttGAAGAGAGAGATGCCGGGAACAGAGCTCGTTATGGCGAGGAGACGACAGCCGAGCAGGAGCAGTTCGCGATGGCAACGAGAAGCGCTCCGAGCAGAGATTCCACGGCGAGGAGAAGAGGGTGAGTGGCAGAGACGTTCGGCGTTGGCACCCTCTGTCAGTCACAATTCCGGCGGCGACGGTGAGCTCTGGCCGAGGAGAGGAGTTCGGTGATGGTAGGAGCTGCTGCCTGCTGCAGCTGGTGGTGGCTGGCTGATGAGTTGATGAATCGTGGGACTGG includes:
- the LOC130932993 gene encoding organelle RRM domain-containing protein 2, mitochondrial-like — protein: MMAFFSGAQRFLWQSSSVVASHFTSTRFTSTLTSPKLFISGLSRLTTDEKLTEAFSPFGQLLEAKVIMDRASGRSKGYGFVTYATVEDAEKARAGMNAKFIDGWVIFVDPAKPREPRPPQQPQSQPSGAGFTVNKTIGWCG